In uncultured Fibrobacter sp., the sequence TGGCGTAGCAAAATTACGGGCTAAATTTAGCAAAAACTATGCCACGTCAAGGTCTGTCTTACATTGAAACATACCAAAAAATCCCGCGGATTTCCGCGGGACTAAGAGGGAGATAATGTCAAATTCTGCGACTACATTGTCGATTTCACGAACTTGACAACTTTCTGCTTGACGGAGTCGTAGTACTTGTCCCAAATATTGGAAACTTCCTTCGTCTTCTTCAAGTTGTCCATTTCGTAGGCACTTTCGACTTCCGGTGCGCAGCGGAAGATATTATCCTTGCCGATATTGGCGCAGGCTTCAAAATAGTTGGAATTTCCGGTACGGGCAACCCACTCGTCCATGATGTAGGTGAGCCAGCCGAGAGCATTCTTCTTTTTCGGTGCGTTATTCGGGTGAATCATGCCCGTGTTGAAGGAGAGAATCTTGAACCCTTCATCCACAATAGCCTTGCAATCCTTCTTATCCGGCTTGCACGGATTCTTGATACCCGATTCCAAAGTCATAATGGGATCGTTTGCCCACATGCCACCATCGCAGAAAATCTTGCCATCGAGATTCAGCGTATCGAAATAGGTCGGAGCGGAGCAGCTGGAGAGGATGGCGTAGGCGCGGTCCATCCAGTTGTCTTCACGGTTCCACACCTTCTCGACGCTTGCACCGTTCATGTAGGTGGTGGGGATGAAAATGGGCTTGCCGAATTCATCCATCTTGCCCGGGAAATACTTATACAGCAGTTTTTTCAGGTTGGCACTGTCGTAACGGTAGTAGTTCGATGCGAGTTCAGGAACCAACGTCCCCTTTCTTTTCGTGAAAATGGCCGCCAAGTTGTCATTATACATATTGTACAATTCATCGGCCGACAATTCAGCACATAGACCAGAAGCGATGATGGAACCTGTAGACGTACCGGCAAAAGCTGCACAAACATCGCCAAGCTTTTCTACGCCAAGATCCTTTTCGAGTCTACGCATGAATTGGAGAGGGCCGATGCCGAGCGCACCGCCACCCGAGACAGAGATAACTAGTTTCATTTTTTATCCTTCCTTTGTATGGATTTCTCACTACAAGATAAACTAATTTCTTCTGAAAGATATATTTTTTTTGTAAAAAAATCTTACAATTTCAAGTCAATTTAAACCCGTTTTTCTTCGTTTTCTGTGGAGCTCCTTCCATGTTATTTGTTGATAAATTGTTTATATACATCTTCTATGCATAAAAATTCAATTTTCAAATTTCACATCATATCCACAAGTGCACTTTGATGTAATGGAGTATTCCCCTTCAAAGGTAGCAACCTGATTTCGCTTTTTCCTATTGAAATTAAAGGCTTTTTTTGGCGTTTTTTCCAAAAAGTTTCACGTGAAACACTGGAATCACGTCTTGAACCCGTATGTCAGATGTTGATACGTTATCCTGTTTTATCCCAAATCTATCCACTAACGAACATGGTCCAGAGGACCTGGACCATGATACAGTTAATATAGTGTTTACAAATATATCCACATAGGCGGGATACTCTACGACCAATCGGAGCGGGTCAAGTCCGGCCGAACAAGCTCTTAAAACTTGATGACGCGGGGTGCTTCCGTGAAACAATAGAACGTCGCGGTCGCATCCTTGAAGTACAGGACCTCGGTATTGTCATCATCGGGGGAGTACATCGACTTGAGCTCGGGGTAATTTTCGAGCATGTGGACCTTCGGCTCGCGGCGGTCGTCGCGGACGAGAGTGCCGGCCAGGCGCAACCACTTGGAGCCGGTCTTGTCCATGGCGCAGATTTCGACCTTGCCGTTTTTCTGGATCTGCTTGGAGCAGTCCTTGGACTTGCCGGTCTGGATGTAGAGCTTGCCCTCGAAAATTTCGATGGTGCCGAACGGGCGCACGCGCGGCTGGTCACCGTCGACCGTCGCGAGAAAATAAGCGCCGCAATCCTTGATGAAGTTCTTGATTTCTTCCATGTGATTTCTCCTATTAGTAATGATTAATGTATAGGCTCGGGGCTCGAGAATAGAGACTAGAGATAAGAGGCTAGAGACTAGTGAAAAGGATCACGCACTTCGTGCGTCAATATAAGACGGCGAAGCCGTGATATTTTTCCCTAACCCCTAGATCCTAGCCTCTAAACCCTTATACCTCCTAACTGACGGAGATTGCTTCGCCTTCGGCTCGCAATGACAAGCAAGGCGAATGCCACGCCAAAACGCTTGCGTTTCGGCATGGCTGAGCCGACGAGTCATGCGCCTGCGAATGACACACCCACTTCCTACCGTCTACTTCCTACTGTCTACTTCCTACTACTCCTCTATAAATCCTCTCCATCTCTGTGCCGAAGCAGCAGAAGATGACTTTCTTGATTTTCTGTGCGGGAAAGTTCCGGACTGTCCTCACGGCAATCTCGGTAGCCTCCTCCCAGGGGTAGCCGTACACGCCGGTCGAGATGGCAGGGAAGGCGACCGTCTCGCAATCGTTCTCTTCGGCAAGGGCGAGGCAACTTTTGTAGCAAGATTCCAAAAGCGCAGGTTCGCCATGCTGCCCGTCCCGATAGACTGGTCCCGGAGTATGAATCACGAACTTCGCCGGAAGCTTGAACCCCGGAGTAATTTTGGCCTTACCTGTCTCGCAACCGTTCAGGGGGATGCACGCCCTCAACAAATCAGGACCCGCC encodes:
- a CDS encoding patatin-like phospholipase family protein, with product MKLVISVSGGGALGIGPLQFMRRLEKDLGVEKLGDVCAAFAGTSTGSIIASGLCAELSADELYNMYNDNLAAIFTKRKGTLVPELASNYYRYDSANLKKLLYKYFPGKMDEFGKPIFIPTTYMNGASVEKVWNREDNWMDRAYAILSSCSAPTYFDTLNLDGKIFCDGGMWANDPIMTLESGIKNPCKPDKKDCKAIVDEGFKILSFNTGMIHPNNAPKKKNALGWLTYIMDEWVARTGNSNYFEACANIGKDNIFRCAPEVESAYEMDNLKKTKEVSNIWDKYYDSVKQKVVKFVKSTM
- a CDS encoding pyridoxamine 5'-phosphate oxidase family protein; its protein translation is MEEIKNFIKDCGAYFLATVDGDQPRVRPFGTIEIFEGKLYIQTGKSKDCSKQIQKNGKVEICAMDKTGSKWLRLAGTLVRDDRREPKVHMLENYPELKSMYSPDDDNTEVLYFKDATATFYCFTEAPRVIKF
- a CDS encoding O-acetyl-ADP-ribose deacetylase, translating into MIEIEVVQGDITKLAVDAIVNAANCSLLGGGGVDGAIHRAAGPDLLRACIPLNGCETGKAKITPGFKLPAKFVIHTPGPVYRDGQHGEPALLESCYKSCLALAEENDCETVAFPAISTGVYGYPWEEATEIAVRTVRNFPAQKIKKVIFCCFGTEMERIYRGVVGSRQ